TATAGGATATTTTTGGGTAATGGAAATTTGATGAGGATGTGGATCACGTGAGCAAATGAAACAAGATAACatatttttccaaaaaaaaaagatggagcAGGGTATAAAACACAATTATTATCTGTTATTGTAGAAATACATTTACTCCCAAGTCGCAAATATGTTCACCATTTTATTTGGAAGGTGCTTTTGATTACCTAAAGAACTGTTTTtccaattttgttttttttatggcAGTCATGAGCTATGCTTATAGGAGGACAAGATGTTTTGCTGCGTACAAATAACTTTTATGCAACATTGTGTGTCTCTGAGCACTCATTAAACCCACATTGTACATAGTCCTGTTTTCCTGTGTTGTACATAGACTATGGCAAGTGATGGGTGTATATAAAACAATAAAGAATTAAAGGATTCTTTTGGTCCACACGGTTGTGATAACATGGTGGTTTATGAAGATAATAGAAACATTAACTACGGTTCACGTAATATTTCTCTTAGAAGTAAATGATAAAAAATAATCAATCTTTTCCAAAAGTGTGAAACAATAATTTTGTGTAGTATTTGAGTTTTTTTCCTCttgatatttatatatttatttgatATGAAATCAATGGAGCCTCTTGTATTGTAGTTATGCCCAAATCAAAACTTTATTATTCCAATTATGAATTCACAACACGATATGAACCCTTGATCATGCATGCTAATGTTAATCTTGGATCATATATGATCCCACTACGTTACTCCAAGATCTCTATATACTTAAGAAGTGCAAATTCGCCAATGGTTCTTCCCTTCTTGCATGTGTGAATTCCTTCTTTACATAGAAGAAAGAAGATTATTGCTACTTTGCCTTCTCAAAAAAATTGTGTGCTGTAAGTGCAACTTATGATCGAATGATTCTAATCACTTGCATCCAAAACTGGCTGATGCATCAGAAGGAGATTTATGTGTTTATTATTAGGTGAAATCTGAATGCTGAGAGGGTGAGCTGCTGGCAATTTAGTACTTCACTTCTATTTGATGTTTGATCTGGACATGTTTGCTAATAGATGATACGATTATCCAAATAGAATTTGTTCAATGTTCATTGAACTGTAATCTGCCACAAACACTACAGTGTATGTGTAGACTGTAATTTGTCGATGATATATGGACGTAGCGTGCTGCGTGCATTCGAAAAAGAGCCATGCATGTTCATTGAAGTTTTCCAGATATAAGCAGGCTTGAAAAAAAACTCGGAGTACACTTTGTAGCTTACATCCGATTATTTGTGGCCACTTATTGATCATATCATCACTAGTATATACGATCCTACGTGTACAAGTACCAGAGACAGAGTAGTAATAGAACCCCACGAGAAAGAGAAACGCTAGTTTCACCGATGCCCGTGGCCTTCCTCAATCGCTGCCCTTCTACATCCTGTTCCTCACGATCTCCTCCTTCATGGCCAGACCCAGGGCGCCGAGGCAGCCGCCGTCGTCGACCCTGACGTCCGGCATCGCCACGGCGCGGCTGCCCACGAAGCCGTCCTCGCCGACGTGCACCGTGCCGAACTTCACCTCCCCACCCTCGCCCTCGTAGACGTGGCCGAACAGCAGCGCGTCCCGCCCCACGCTCGCGCCGCGCTCCAGACGTACCATCTCCGGGTTCAGCAGCACGCCCATGGAGTCCACGTACACAccgtcggccgccgccacggACGCGCCCATGGCCCGCATCCACGCCGCGAACAGCACGGACCCGGGCGTCAGCTCCGCGAAGTACTCCGCCGTGGCCGTGCGCACGGCCTGCCAGACCGTGTCCAGGAACACGGCCAGCGCCCAGATGTGCACCGTGTCGCCGTCGGCCCTGCAGCCGACCAGGGCCCACTTCGCCACAGCGCAGGTGGCCATCGCGGCGACGCCAGACGTCACCCAGAAGATGGGCAGGGACCAGTACAGAGGCGTGCCGGTGGCCGTGGACACGGCGAGGAGGCCACGGAGGGGCAGGAAGATGACCAGGCCCATGGCGAAGTACGGCACGAGCGTCTGCAGCAGTGGCTGGCACAGCGTGGCCCAGAGCGCCTGGTACCATGTCCTCGCCAGCGTCACCTTGGTGGTGGCATGGCGGACGTTCGAGCTCGAGCGCGTCGCCGCCATGACCGGGCAGCCTGACAGGTCGATCTTGGTGTCTGACTGGTCCAGGAACGCCCGCCACGACGCCGGCAGCGGCTCGCCGTTCCGCAGGCGTTGGCAGATCTCGTAGACCAGCgagcgcccgtggtcgatggacGCGCTCTGCGTGCACGACGTCGCCGGGATCACGTCCACCTCCGGGCATCGCAGGAACGGGTTGAACTCGAGCTTCTCCGTCTCCTCCGTCGGGACATTGCTGCTGAGGCTTACCTCCCCGACCTCAATGTACGGGAACTCGGCCTCATCCCACGGCCGTGTGCAGTCGagggcggcgtcgcgggcggcgctgtcggctGGGACATCCCTGAGCTGCAGCTGGAAGACGTAGCGCACGCCCTCAGGGGCCTCCACCTTGCGCCGGAAGTCGTCGGCGAGGAAGAGCAGCGGGCGCGTGTCGTCGGCGTCCCTCGGGATGGCGCCAGTCTCCGGCGGTAGGATGCCCCGTGGCACCACTTGGCCGGAGTCCTCCGACACGTCTTTGTCCACCGGGCGAAGCTTGAACTTGGCATACATCTCCTTGCCGTCCTCGAACCGCAGCAGCCGGCAGATGTTGGAGTAGTAGTGCAGCACGGTGTACGAGTCGGTGTTCCGCAGGGAGCCCCAGACGGCGTCGCGGATGTGCGGCGCCTGCTTCAcctgctcctccctcgccggcagGCCGCAGACGAGCCAGGTGGCGAAGTCCGCGATGGTGCGCGCGTAGAACGCCTTGCCGCTCTTCAGGGTAAGGTCAAGAAGAGGCACCTCGCCGTCGTCCGATAGGATCCGCACTGCCGCACCACGGGCGTCAAGCCTGGCGTCGTCGTCCGCGCTGAGGCTGTTACTGTGCCGGATGATCACCGGGAAAGACTTGCCGGCGTCAAATATCTTGTGCTTGGGCAGGGAAGGGATGTCTTGGTACATCCTCAGGACGCCCCGCCCGCTGACGCCAATGCGGTGGAAGTATCTTGACTTGACGTTCATGGTGGTGATGGCCAGGTTTGCCGCAAGGTTCCCAACAATCTTCTTGTACAACGGGTCCATCTCTTCAATCCGCTCATCTTCTGCGATCAAGGTGTTCTTCACCAAGGTTAGAGACTGTGCGCCGACATAGACGCCGCCTTGCTGGAGAACCGAACCCTGTGGTGCCACAGAGAGTGCTCCCAGGATGACATTCTCTTGGAGGGCTGAGCCAGGGAGGAGCAAGCTGCCACTGCCAACCACAGTGTTGTCCTGGACCTTTATCTCCGCACTGGTAAACCCTTTTGAGTAGAACCCTGGAACAATATTGCAGAAATCACCTAGATGGACCCCATCACCGACGCTGATCAGCTCAGGATTTGCCACTGGATTGATGGCTCGGATAGAGCAATGCCTGCCAATCTTTGCTCCGAGAAGCCTCAAGTACATGCAGAAGGCTTCTGTTCCGGATAGCATCTTTGCAAATCTGAGGTGCGCGGCGATGATTATGCGCCGCTGGATCAAACTTGCAATATCCTTCTTCTTGGACCCTGACCTTGTAGCAAGAGCTTTGTTGGTGATACTGGTGAGAAGACTGAGGATGATCCCATAACTCAAGTAGGCGAAGGCGAGGAAGAAAGCAGATGACACTGGGCTCATGGTCGTCTCGCGGACAATCACAGCATAAGCAGCAATGACAGCTGGTAACCAGTGGAAGGCACCAGCAATACATGCAAAGGAGAAGTGCTGAAGTGAAGTCGCGGTGCCAGAGAAGTGACTATACGACATGAAGACGGTTGCACTTGACAGAGCACCCAGGAAGCCTACTGCATAGATGCTAAAAAGGTGCTCAAATACCATGTCTGCTATCCTTGCTTCTTCCTGCAATAGATGGTAAAAAAAAGATGACAAAAATCATTCTTCAGTTGTACAGACACAGATATGAGGAAAAAATGGCTCTGAAAATGGCAGAGCATGTTTTGCAGATGCAGATGAGAATTTCCAATATTATCAGGTATCGAGCTAGAAAacagagaaaaaaatatttcgtTTGTGCACAACATTACACCTTTACATTGTCTTTAATTACTAGGCCTTCGTTATAAAATTTCTGTCCCTTGCTATGTCTCAAAAATAGTACCTCTAGTTGTTGTACTGGAGAGTAGGCAATGCAAGAGGTGAGGAAAGTTTCACAAGATCTATATACGTAGGTGTATTTATGTAGCTAACTTCAATGCCTAGAAATAACCAACTAAAATTCTACTTGTGTTATGCCTTAATATCTTAGGTATTAGCacaagtacttagtgtatataTTCAACTATTTCTAGTTACCTTCATGTATGCAGAAGCTTTGCTAGCCAGACAAGTCGATTTCCCTTGTTCGGTCTTTTGCAACGGTGGAACCACAACACCATTGGGCACAATGGTGCCCTTCTGGAGGACAGCATAAGGGCTGATTGATGCCTTCTGGCCAATCTTGACATGCCTAAAACTCAGCACTTCATTACGGACTTCATGGCCCAGAATTAGAACACCTTCTGCAATCACGGCACCATCTGCAACTGCTAGCAAGGATGGGTCAGTGATATCTATTGTGTCAATGACAACAGATGACCCAATCCGAGCTCCTTGCATCTTGAACCAGTAATTCAAGAAGATTGTACCCTTTAGATGTACAGCTAGCATCTTAGCTGCTAATGATTGCGCCTTGCTTAGTGCCCACCATTTCACAAAGTCAACTGACCATATTGAAACATCAGGGGTTAGAACATAATTTGGCTGAAGGAATGACTTCCCCAAGATAGCCAGGGATAATGAGGTGAACAAGGCGTAACATATCCAAGCAATGGGTGCCAGGACCAAAGAACTAAGATAGCTCAGCAGTGGTAATTTCACCAGACTGACCGAAGATAGCATGCCCATGTACATTGAACTTGCGAGATATGCTGGGAGTAACAGGATAAAACATACATAGGTAAGAGCCAGGAGCTGGAGGGTCCCAGTAGCAAACACACTGAGATCTGAACTGCTGGTATCTATAATCGCTAGATTCTCATCCTCAGCGGAGCAAGATTCATCAGGGTCCAACTGTGGTTGTGACTTGTGTACCAAATTCTCCAAGAAGGTAGCAAGCTCATCAATACAGCTTGCTGTAAAAATGTCAATGGCTCCAACAGGAATACCGAGAAAATCTGAGAGTTTCTGGGCTGCTCGGACCACTGTGATTGAATCAAAACCATAAGAAGGTAGACTGTCAGTTGGCGAAATTTTGTCCTTTGGAATGCCTGTTTGATCTGATACTATCTGTTTCAAAAATTCAATAATCTCCTTCGACTTCTTCACTTTGCCTCTGGGCTGAGGTGCCAGCTGTGGTTGTGACTTATGCACCAGATTCTCCAAGAACTTAGCGAGCTCTGAAATGCAGCTTGCGGTAAAGATGTCAATTGCTCCAACAGGTGTATCAAGAAAATCTGAGAGCTTCTGTGCTGCTCGGACCACTGCAATCGAGTCAAAGCCATAAGAAGGTAAGCTGTCAGTTGGGGAAATTTTCTCCTTTGGAATGCCTGTTTGATCTGATACTAACTGTGTTAAAAACTCAATAATCTGCATGGAGTTTTTCACTTTGCTTCTGATCTGAGGGCGAAAGGTGGGATCAATGGTATGCTTCAAGGAGGGCCTCCTAATTTCCATTCCAGTTCCTGTAGTGAGAGACCGAAAAAGAGACTTCTTCTTAGATATATGGTTACTATTTGCCAAGCTAAGAGTATTATCAACAAACTGTTTCATGCATTCGAATCTCCGTATTTTCCCAGATGTTGTCTTGGATATGGTTCTAGGTTTGATAAGCTTGACAGATGCAATAGTTACACCATGCTCCTCCGCTACACGTGTTTTGATGTTATCTACAATCTCTTCAGAGACTGCTTTACCCTCCCTAACCTCAGCGATCACGACAAGTCCAACCTGGTCAGAAGAATCAGGAATTGAGATGCCTTTCTGGGTTAAAACTTCCTCAGGAACACCAACAACAGCACAACAGCCTGGTCGAAGAACATCGGAAGAACCTTCCACTGTCTTCTCTACATCTGCAGAataaatatttctaccagcaacaatgatAAGATCTTTGATCctacctgtaataaaaagtttaCCAGCGATGATCCGTCCTAAATCACCAGTTCTTGTGAAATTTTTGTTAGGATAATTCTTAAGCTGATTGCAAAAAGTTTTCTGGCTTATTTCCTTATTGTTCCAATAACCAACTCCAGAACTAGGACTACTGATCCATATCTCACCCTCAGCACCATCCTCCTGATGCTCTGTCAAAGAGTCTACATCAACAATTTTGATGACAATATCTGTATCATCTGGATCAACATACCCACAACAAACTCTTCCTTGCCAATCTATGAAAACGGGCTTGCATTCACCAAAGGCACAGCTAACAAAGACACAGTTCTCAGCAAGGCCGTACCCAGGAGCAAGTACACCTTCAGAAAAGCCGAAAGGTTGAGTCAACTCAATGAACCTTTTGACAGTCTTTTGCCTTACTGGCTCTGCTGCAATCATGATGAAGATCAATGAAGAAAGGTCATAAATTTTATTCTTCTCAGCCTCAAGCCGTCTTATCACCAGTTCAAATGCAAAGTTTGGACCTGCACTATGTGTTCCACGGTAGTCATTTATTGTTTTCAGCCACAATAGGGGGTTTCTGATAAATGTCATTGGTGAAAATAGAATTGAAGTTCCTCCACTTACAAGAGCAGTGAAAAGACCCCCTATTAGACCCATGTCATGGTACTGTGGAAGCCAACTGATGAGGACAGTTTTTGAGGTACTTCTATATCGCTTCTTCGTCATCTTCACATTGTGGATTAGTCCACCATGTGTTATCATCACACCCTTGGCATCACCGGTGGAACCCGAAGTGAATTGTAGAAAGCACAATTCACTTGGCTGGGGCTTGGTAATCATAGATTCAGCACTTTCTGAGTTGTAGCTGTCTGGACTTCGCCGATAGTTCTTTATCCATGAGTCGGTGTGAATCCATGGGAGGTCAGGCCACTGAGCTGAGCATTTCTGAGCACTCTTTGCTAGAGTGACAATATTCTTGACATAACCTGCACGTACAGCAGCATGGTATGAAGAGGTGGATAGAATTGCCACAGCATTGCACGCCTTAGAGATATTATCAACTTTCAGAAGTGCTTGCCCACCCATTTGCATCGGGTCAGGGGGCAAAACTGGGACTGGTATAACTCCTGCTCTGATGCATCCGAAGAATGCATCAACAAACTCCAAACCAGGTAGATGAATAAGGAGAACTCTGTCACCAGGCTTGATAATAGGTTTCGTGCTTGTCAATAGTTTATATGCAATGCGAGACGC
The Panicum virgatum strain AP13 chromosome 6N, P.virgatum_v5, whole genome shotgun sequence genome window above contains:
- the LOC120680005 gene encoding uncharacterized protein LOC120680005; protein product: MDPGKSIDNKFSKLHPSLPVDTRIGIVGAGPSGLSAAYALAKLGYHNVTVFEKCQNVSGMCESIDIEGRTYDLGGQVIAANSAPVITHLAKELGSEFEEMDSHKLALIDSKTGNIRDLEVAEDYVSMVSLTLKLQDEANRSGRVGIHAVSGLASDPTLEFLKQHGLSSVPKSVAYGYTASGYGFVQDMPYAFIQEFTRTSMAGKIRRFKHGYMSLWEKLSQSLPFEVLRGTEVLRVKRDSRSASVHIKNNNNDIEVREFDKIILSGSIAFKNGKTYRSLSLTDGENEVVELNDLERELFSKVQTIDYYTTVVKIEGFEHMPKGFYYFGEYMEDPTTIGHPVAMQRFFADTNIFLFWSYGNSADIKGSYVAKCVTDVVTSMGGTVQSVLLQRRFKYFPHVSSEDMKNGFYERVESQLQGFQNTYYVGGLLAFELTERNALYSISAVCKHFAIDSELPPVPYVKRLFPLSTRNPSPPRDIGELEGVEFPDLPSLDGYLQYWGTHKVTAKKVIYTWINEEGKIMNRRTYQELHDNASRIAYKLLTSTKPIIKPGDRVLLIHLPGLEFVDAFFGCIRAGVIPVPVLPPDPMQMGGQALLKVDNISKACNAVAILSTSSYHAAVRAGYVKNIVTLAKSAQKCSAQWPDLPWIHTDSWIKNYRRSPDSYNSESAESMITKPQPSELCFLQFTSGSTGDAKGVMITHGGLIHNVKMTKKRYRSTSKTVLISWLPQYHDMGLIGGLFTALVSGGTSILFSPMTFIRNPLLWLKTINDYRGTHSAGPNFAFELVIRRLEAEKNKIYDLSSLIFIMIAAEPVRQKTVKRFIELTQPFGFSEGVLAPGYGLAENCVFVSCAFGECKPVFIDWQGRVCCGYVDPDDTDIVIKIVDVDSLTEHQEDGAEGEIWISSPSSGVGYWNNKEISQKTFCNQLKNYPNKNFTRTGDLGRIIAGKLFITGRIKDLIIVAGRNIYSADVEKTVEGSSDVLRPGCCAVVGVPEEVLTQKGISIPDSSDQVGLVVIAEVREGKAVSEEIVDNIKTRVAEEHGVTIASVKLIKPRTISKTTSGKIRRFECMKQFVDNTLSLANSNHISKKKSLFRSLTTGTGMEIRRPSLKHTIDPTFRPQIRSKVKNSMQIIEFLTQLVSDQTGIPKEKISPTDSLPSYGFDSIAVVRAAQKLSDFLDTPVGAIDIFTASCISELAKFLENLVHKSQPQLAPQPRGKVKKSKEIIEFLKQIVSDQTGIPKDKISPTDSLPSYGFDSITVVRAAQKLSDFLGIPVGAIDIFTASCIDELATFLENLVHKSQPQLDPDESCSAEDENLAIIDTSSSDLSVFATGTLQLLALTYVCFILLLPAYLASSMYMGMLSSVSLVKLPLLSYLSSLVLAPIAWICYALFTSLSLAILGKSFLQPNYVLTPDVSIWSVDFVKWWALSKAQSLAAKMLAVHLKGTIFLNYWFKMQGARIGSSVVIDTIDITDPSLLAVADGAVIAEGVLILGHEVRNEVLSFRHVKIGQKASISPYAVLQKGTIVPNGVVVPPLQKTEQGKSTCLASKASAYMKEEARIADMVFEHLFSIYAVGFLGALSSATVFMSYSHFSGTATSLQHFSFACIAGAFHWLPAVIAAYAVIVRETTMSPVSSAFFLAFAYLSYGIILSLLTSITNKALATRSGSKKKDIASLIQRRIIIAAHLRFAKMLSGTEAFCMYLRLLGAKIGRHCSIRAINPVANPELISVGDGVHLGDFCNIVPGFYSKGFTSAEIKVQDNTVVGSGSLLLPGSALQENVILGALSVAPQGSVLQQGGVYVGAQSLTLVKNTLIAEDERIEEMDPLYKKIVGNLAANLAITTMNVKSRYFHRIGVSGRGVLRMYQDIPSLPKHKIFDAGKSFPVIIRHSNSLSADDDARLDARGAAVRILSDDGEVPLLDLTLKSGKAFYARTIADFATWLVCGLPAREEQVKQAPHIRDAVWGSLRNTDSYTVLHYYSNICRLLRFEDGKEMYAKFKLRPVDKDVSEDSGQVVPRGILPPETGAIPRDADDTRPLLFLADDFRRKVEAPEGVRYVFQLQLRDVPADSAARDAALDCTRPWDEAEFPYIEVGEVSLSSNVPTEETEKLEFNPFLRCPEVDVIPATSCTQSASIDHGRSLVYEICQRLRNGEPLPASWRAFLDQSDTKIDLSGCPVMAATRSSSNVRHATTKVTLARTWYQALWATLCQPLLQTLVPYFAMGLVIFLPLRGLLAVSTATGTPLYWSLPIFWVTSGVAAMATCAVAKWALVGCRADGDTVHIWALAVFLDTVWQAVRTATAEYFAELTPGSVLFAAWMRAMGASVAAADGVYVDSMGVLLNPEMVRLERGASVGRDALLFGHVYEGEGGEVKFGTVHVGEDGFVGSRAVAMPDVRVDDGGCLGALGLAMKEEIVRNRM